In bacterium, a single genomic region encodes these proteins:
- a CDS encoding substrate-binding domain-containing protein produces the protein MRALVSGLLTAVVAVVLVLGCGKSGPEPSSQAKKDFTIGVSLLTRTHPFYQELEAGLTDAAAAAGYTLIVTAGEFDVARQKDQLGEFIVRKVDAIIVAPCDSKSIGTAVKAANDAGIPVFTADIACLAEGVRIVSHVASDNVAGGALAAQALAQALGGHGNVAIIDHPEVESVIQRVRGFEEELAKHPGMRIVAKLSGRGMKDQAMKTTEDILQAHPDLNGIFGINDDSALGALAAIEKAGKLGSVRVVGFDAVPEARAAIQAGKIVADVIQRPRVIGQKTIEAVRAYFSGAAVAPQVLVPCDLFTAASAS, from the coding sequence ATGCGCGCATTGGTCTCCGGTCTGCTGACGGCCGTTGTGGCGGTCGTCCTGGTGCTCGGCTGCGGGAAAAGCGGTCCCGAACCGTCGTCGCAAGCGAAGAAGGACTTCACCATCGGCGTCTCGCTTCTGACCCGCACTCATCCGTTCTATCAGGAACTCGAAGCGGGCTTGACCGACGCGGCCGCGGCGGCGGGTTACACGCTGATTGTCACCGCCGGCGAGTTCGATGTCGCGCGCCAGAAGGATCAATTGGGCGAGTTCATCGTGCGCAAGGTCGACGCCATCATCGTGGCGCCGTGCGACTCCAAATCGATCGGCACCGCGGTCAAGGCCGCCAACGACGCCGGCATTCCGGTCTTCACCGCCGACATCGCCTGCCTCGCCGAGGGTGTGCGGATCGTCTCACATGTGGCCTCCGACAACGTCGCCGGCGGCGCGTTGGCCGCTCAGGCGCTGGCGCAGGCGCTCGGCGGCCATGGGAACGTGGCGATCATCGACCATCCCGAAGTCGAGTCGGTCATCCAGCGCGTGCGCGGTTTCGAGGAGGAACTGGCCAAACATCCCGGCATGCGCATCGTCGCCAAGCTCTCCGGTCGCGGCATGAAAGACCAGGCGATGAAAACCACCGAGGATATCCTGCAGGCGCATCCCGATCTGAATGGGATCTTTGGCATCAATGACGATTCGGCCCTGGGCGCGTTGGCGGCCATCGAAAAGGCGGGCAAACTCGGCAGTGTGCGTGTGGTCGGCTTCGATGCCGTCCCCGAGGCGCGCGCGGCGATCCAGGCCGGCAAGATCGTTGCCGATGTGATCCAGCGGCCGCGCGTGATCGGGCAGAAGACCATCGAGGCGGTCCGGGCCTACTTCTCCGGCGCCGCCGTCGCGCCGCAGGTTCTGGTGCCCTGCGATCTGTTCACCGCCGCCAGCGCGTCGTAG
- a CDS encoding ATP-binding protein, with amino-acid sequence MECQFPKQAASLESIFEFVSELANRHGVSADITREMQFAIEEIFTNMVRYNTETHNDVTIDADVADGVFRVTLADRDVHSFDPTQRPPVDTERPPHERTPGGLGIHLVRQMMDDVRYEYVDRTARITLIKRLET; translated from the coding sequence ATGGAATGCCAATTCCCCAAGCAAGCTGCATCGCTGGAGTCCATCTTCGAATTTGTCAGCGAATTGGCCAACCGGCACGGCGTATCCGCCGACATCACCCGCGAGATGCAATTCGCCATCGAAGAGATCTTCACCAACATGGTGCGATACAACACCGAAACGCACAACGATGTGACGATCGATGCCGACGTGGCCGACGGCGTCTTCCGTGTGACGCTGGCCGACCGCGACGTGCACTCCTTCGACCCAACGCAGCGTCCGCCGGTGGACACCGAGCGCCCCCCGCACGAACGCACACCCGGCGGCTTGGGAATTCATCTGGTGCGGCAGATGATGGATGATGTCCGTTACGAGTATGTCGACCGCACCGCGCGCATCACATTGATCAAACGTCTGGAGACCTGA
- a CDS encoding STAS domain-containing protein: MLKVELADKSTIVLTGRFDASQVSQADPVFDSLEGNSVLDCRGLDYISSAGIGVVLGAYKRLHEQGHTLTMINVNDHIRQVFRYAGLDKIIKM; this comes from the coding sequence ATGCTCAAGGTTGAACTGGCCGACAAATCCACCATCGTGCTTACCGGTCGATTCGACGCCTCCCAGGTGTCGCAGGCCGACCCGGTCTTCGACAGTCTGGAGGGCAACAGCGTGCTGGACTGCCGGGGCCTGGACTACATCTCCAGCGCTGGCATCGGCGTGGTTCTCGGCGCCTACAAACGATTGCACGAACAGGGGCACACCCTGACCATGATCAATGTCAACGACCACATCCGTCAGGTCTTCCGCTATGCGGGCCTGGACAAGATCATCAAGATGTAA
- a CDS encoding sigma-70 family RNA polymerase sigma factor yields the protein MSTFDDQALVRKCLAGETEAFGELIDRHQRALFNTALRMTGDSEEAADLTQSAFVKAYEKLDSYRPEHKFFSWIYRILVNETINALKQRRQQQGLDMEPESSDPTPDELHETNVRNLRIETALRELSFDYRLVIVLRYFNDMSYQEMSEILAVPEKTVKSRLYTARQNLATILGRMGVVTP from the coding sequence ATGTCGACGTTCGATGACCAGGCACTGGTGAGAAAGTGCCTTGCCGGCGAAACGGAGGCGTTCGGGGAATTGATCGATCGTCACCAACGGGCGCTGTTCAACACGGCCCTGCGGATGACGGGTGACAGCGAAGAAGCCGCCGACCTGACGCAGAGCGCCTTTGTCAAGGCCTACGAGAAGTTGGACAGTTATCGACCCGAGCACAAGTTCTTCAGCTGGATTTATCGGATTCTGGTGAACGAAACCATCAACGCGCTCAAACAGAGGAGACAACAGCAGGGATTGGACATGGAACCGGAATCGTCGGACCCGACGCCGGATGAACTGCACGAGACCAATGTCCGCAATCTTCGCATCGAGACGGCCCTGCGCGAGTTGTCCTTCGACTACCGGTTGGTGATTGTGTTGCGCTACTTCAACGATATGAGCTACCAGGAGATGAGCGAGATTCTCGCCGTGCCGGAGAAGACGGTCAAGTCGCGGCTTTACACGGCGCGTCAGAATCTGGCAACGATCCTGGGACGGATGGGAGTGGTGACGCCGTGA